One genomic segment of Capricornis sumatraensis isolate serow.1 chromosome 6, serow.2, whole genome shotgun sequence includes these proteins:
- the KCNV2 gene encoding potassium voltage-gated channel subfamily V member 2, which produces MLKQTERRRSWGYRSWNTTEGEDATQEAGSQSHRRSICSVGGRSGSQASIPPWTEGNYNYYIEEDEDGEEEEELWKDEPAEEEDRQPGEAATTERAEGGGADTPLVSTTLNVNVGGHSYHLDYTELACYPKTRLGRLATSTSRSRQLGLCDDYEVQTDEYFFDRDPEVFQLIYNFYSSGVLLVRDELCPRSFLEELGYWGVRLKYTPRCCRICFEERRDDLSEQLKIQRELRAQAQAEEAEELFQDMRFYGAQRRRLWNLMEKPFSSVAAKAIGVASSLFVLISVVALALNTVEEMEQQPERGEGGGNPRPFLEHVETLCMAFFTLEFLLRLASTPDLRRFARSALNLVDLVAILPLYLQLLLECFTSEDQLRVKGSPREHDLETMGRVGKVGQVLRVMRLLRIFRILKLARHSTGLRAFGFTLRQCYQQVGCLMLFITMGILTFAAAVYSVEHDVQGTNFTSIPHAWWWAAVSISTVGYGDMYPETHLGRLFAFLCIAFGIILNGMPISILYNKFSDYYSKLKAYEYTAIRRERGDVEFLQRARRKIAECLAGSNPQATPRLNN; this is translated from the exons ATGCTGAAACAGACTGAGAGGAGACGGTCCTGGGGCTACAGGTCCTGGAATACTACAGAGGGTGAAGACGCGACCCAGGAGGCAGGGAGTCAATCCCACCGCAGGAGCATCTGCTCCGTGGGGGGCCGCTCGGGTTCCCAGGCCAGCATCCCACCGTGGACCGAGGGCAACTATAACTACTACATCGAGGAGGATGAggatggggaagaggaggaggagctgtGGAAGGACGAGCCGGCCGAGGAGGAGGACCGACAGCCAGGGGAGGCCGCCACCACCGAGCGCGCGGAAGGCGGCGGCGCCGACACTCCACTCGTGTCCACCACGCTGAACGTGAACGTGGGCGGCCACAGCTACCACCTGGACTACACGGAGCTGGCCTGCTACCCCAAGACGCGCCTGGGCCGCCTGGCCACGTCCACCAGCCGCAGCCGCCAGCTGGGCTTGTGCGACGATTACGAGGTGCAAACGGACGAATACTTCTTCGACCGCGACCCTGAAGTATTCCAGCTCATCTACAACTTCTACTCGTCCGGGGTACTGCTGGTGCGCGACGAGCTGTGCCCGCgcagcttcctggaggagctgggctACTGGGGCGTGCGTCTCAAGTACACGCCGCGCTGCTGCCGCATCTGCTTCGAGGAGCGGCGCGACGACCTGAGCGAGCAACTCAAGATCCAGCGCGAGCTGCGCGCCCAGGCGCAGGCAGAGGAGGCGGAGGAGCTCTTCCAGGACATGCGCTTCTATGGGGCGCAGCGGCGCCGCCTCTGGAACCTGATGGAGAAGCCCTTCTCATCGGTGGCCGCCAAGGCCATTGGGGTGGCCTCCAGCCTCTTCGTGCTCATCTCCGTCGTGGCGCTGGCACTCAACACGGTGGAAGAGATGGAGCAGCAGCCGGAGCGCGGCGAGGGCGGCGGCAACCCGCGGCCCTTTCTGGAGCACGTGGAGACACTCTGCATGGCCTTCTTCACGCTCGAGTTCCTGCTGCGCCTGGCCTCCACGCCCGACCTGCGGCGCTTTGCGCGCAGCGCCCTCAACCTGGTGGACCTGGTGGCCATCCTGCCGCTCTACCTGCAGCTGCTGCTCGAGTGCTTCACCAGCGAGGACCAGCTGCGCGTCAAGGGCTCGCCGCGGGAGCACGACCTTGAGACGATGGGCCGCGTGGGCAAGGTGGGCCAGGTGCTGCGCGTCATGCGCCTCCTTCGCATCTTCCGCATCCTCAAGCTGGCGCGCCACTCCACAGGTCTGCGCGCCTTTGGCTTCACGCTGCGCCAGTGCTACCAGCAGGTGGGCTGCCTCATGCTCTTCATCACCATGGGCATCCTCACCTTCGCCGCTGCCGTCTACTCCGTGGAACACGACGTGCAGGGTACCAACTTCACCAGCATCCCGCACGCCTGGTGGTGGGCCGCG GTGAGCATCTCCACTGTGGGCTATGGAGACATGTACCCCGAGACCCACCTGGGCAGGCTCTTCGCCTTCCTCTGCATTGCTTTTGGAATCATCCTCAATGGAATGCCCATATCCATCCTCTACAACAAATTCTCTGATTACTACAGCAAGCTCAAGGCTTACGAGTACACGGCCATACGGAGGGAGAGGGGGGACGTGGAGTTCTTGCAAAGAGCCAGAAGGAAGATAGCAGAGTGCTTGGCTGGAAGCAACCCACAGGCCACCCCAAGGctaaataattaa